A single Chiloscyllium punctatum isolate Juve2018m chromosome 26, sChiPun1.3, whole genome shotgun sequence DNA region contains:
- the LOC140453144 gene encoding uncharacterized protein: MLKTLSFSDVSFLGILYVVSVCSSGDHGRNLAQTLARRGGNVLFRCPFPFHVNHSAVTAYWWRDGNKSFLQANGRKRFTVRRGGAYLHVLNVTVADAGMYHCAVKYQHRTVGKGTGLQLLVYAAPVPLKIVSTSFHKASSTFLRLQCQTAEFHPKEFNLTWHKNGTRILTGISTVQQETTDRLYEVISSLEETRPIEQGTVYTCQVYHVSISGPANCSYIVDNVDYHAVPVHLIYRSILGILVIIILAVIIFDHVTSDMLHRYRNEETKRNSVTIGKLEPCSECTPVGYDAL; encoded by the exons ATGTTGAAGACTCTATCGTTTAGCGACGTATCTTTTCTGGGAATTTTGTATGTAG TTTCTGTCTGCAGCTCTGGCGACCATGGCAGGAATCTGGCACAAACACTGGCGCGCCGGGGTGGGAATGTTCTCTTCCGGTgtcctttccctttccatgttAATCACTCGGCGGTAACCGCTTACTGGTGGAGAGACGGGAACAAGAGCTTCCTGCAAGCAAACGGCAGGAAAAGGTTCACTGTAAGGAGAGGCGGCGCATACCTTCATGTTCTGAATGTGACTGTTGCGGATGCCGGAATGTATCACTGTGCCGTCAAATATCAGCATCGAACAGTTGGGAAAGGAACCGGGCTGCAACTCCTTGTGTATG CTGCTCCTGTACCCCTGAAGATTGTCTCCACATCATTCCACAAGGCTTCATCTACCTTTTTAAGACTCCAGTGTCAAACGGCTGAGTTTCATCCGAAGGAATTCAACCTTACCTGGCATAAAAATGGCACCAGAATTCTGACAGGAATTTCAACTGTACAACAGGAAACAACAGACAGACTGTATGAAGTGATCAGTTCCTTAGAAGAGACACGGCCAATTGAGCAAGGCACGGTTTACACCTGTCAAGTCTATCATGTTTCTATCAGTGGTCCAGCAAATTGCAGCTACATTGTCGACAACGTAG ATTATCATGCTGTTCCTGTCCACCTGATTTATCGATCCATATTGGGGATATTGGTAATTATTATACTAGCAGTTATCATATTTGACCATGTTACATCAGATATGCTCCATAG GTATCGAAATGAAGAGACCAAGAGAAACAGTGTAACCATTGGAAAGTTAGAGCCATGCAGTGAGTGCACTCCAGTGGGATATGACG CTCTATGA